The following coding sequences are from one Nicotiana tomentosiformis chromosome 3, ASM39032v3, whole genome shotgun sequence window:
- the LOC104098510 gene encoding glutamate synthase 1 [NADH], chloroplastic isoform X2 — translation MPVGLFGELVHSRFSTNTFPSWDRAQPMRVLGHNGEINTLRGNVNWMRAREGLLKCKELGLSKTEMKKLLPIVDASSSDSGAFDGVLELLLRAGRSLPEAVMMMIPEAWQNDKNMDPNRKALYEYFSALMEPWDGPALISFTDGRYLGATLDRNGLRPGRFYVTYSGRVVMASEVGVVDIPPEDVCRKGRLNPGMMLLVDFENHVVVDDEALKQQYSLARPYGQWLKRQKIELKDIVESVNKSYRIPPPIAGVLPALNDDDSMENMGLYGLLAPLKAFGYTVESLEMLLLPMAKDGVEALGSMGNDAPLAVMSNREKLTFEYFKQMFAQVTNPPIDPIREKIVTSMECMIGPEGDLTETTEEQCHRLSLKGPLLSIEEMEAVKKMNYRGWRSKVLDITFSRDRGAKGLEETLDRICSEAHNAIQEGYTTIILSDRGFSPKRVAVSSLLAVGAVHHHLVKKLERTRVALIVESAEPREVHHFCTLVGFGADAICPYLAVEAIWRLQVDGKIPPKSTGEFRSKDELVKKYFKASHYGMQKVLAKMGISTLASYKGAQIFEAVGLSSEVMERCFNGTPSRVEGATFDALAKDALKLHELAFPARALAPGSAEAVALPNPGDYHWRKGGEIHLNDPLAIAKLQEAARTNSVAAYKEYSKRVQELNRQCNLRGLLKFKEAEVKVPLEEVEPASEIVKRFVTGAMSYGSISLEAHATLAMAMNKIGGKSNTGEGGEQPSRMEPLPNGSMNPKRSAIKQVASGRFGVSSYYLTNADELQIKMAQGAKPGEGGELPGHKVIGDIAVTRNSTAGVGLISPPPHHDIYSIEDLAQLIHDLKNANPGARVSVKLVSEAGVGVIASGVVKGHADHVLISGHDGGTGASRWTGIKSAGLPWELGLAETHQTLVANDLRGRTTLQTDGQLKTGRDVAVAALLGAEEFGFSTAPLITLGCIMMRKCHKNTCPVGIATQDPILREKFAGEPEHVINFFFMLAEEVREIMSQLGFRTLTEMVGRSDMLALDKDLTKNNDKLKNIDLSLLLRPAADIRPEAAQYCVQKQDHGLDMALDNNLIALSKAALEKSLPVYIETPICNVNRAVGTMLSHEVTKRYHLAGLPADTIHIKLSGSAGQSLGAFLCPGITLELEGDSNDYVGKGLSGGKIIVYPPKESKFDPKENIVIGNVALYGATTGEAYFNGMAAERFCVRNSGAKAVVEGVGDHGCEYMTGGTVVVLGKTGRNFAAGMSGGVAYVLDVDSKFRSHCNSELVDLDKVEEEDDIMTLKMMIQQHQRNTNSQLAKDVLADFDNLLPRFIKVFPRDYKRVLASMKKEEANKAANERAIKEAEEQEEADLKEKDAFEELKKLAAASKDQSSQVEEEKTLKRPTEVADAVKHRGFVAYERQGVSYRDPDVRMRDWKEVMEESKPSPLLKTQSARCMDCGTPFCHQENSGCPLGNKIPEFNELVYQNRWREALDRLLETNNFPEFTGRVCPAPCEGSCVLGIIENPVSIKSIECAIIDKAFEEGWMVPRPPSERTGKRVAIVGSGPSGLAAADQLNRKGHTVTVFERADRIGGLMMYGVPNMKTDKIDVVQRRVDLMEKEGVKFVVNANVGNDPVYSLERLREDHDAIVLAVGATKPRDLPVPGRDLSGVHFAMEFLHANTKSLLDSNLQDEKYISAKGKKVVVIGGGDTGTDCIGTSIRHGCSSVVNLELLPQPPQTRAPGNPWPQWPRIFRVDYGHQEAAAKFGKDPRSYEVLTKRFIGDENGNVKGLEVIRVQWEKDASGRFQFKEVEGSEEIIGADLVMLAMGFLGPESTIADKLGLEKDNRSNFKADYGRFSTSVEGVFAAGDCRRGQSLVVWAISEGRQAAAQVDKFLMKDDDDDFTVDVASQQEFVKKQQDSSKQQTVVT, via the exons ATGCCAGTTGGACTCTTTGGTGAGTTG GTGCATTCTAGGTTCTCTACAAATACCTTTCCTAGTTGGGATCGTGCTCAGCCTATGCGTGTTTTGGGTCATAACGGGGAAATTAACACACTTCGAGGCAACGTGAATTG GATGAGGGCTCGTGAAGGTCTTCTTAAATGCAAAGAGCTTGGCCTTTCAAAGACAGAAATGAAAAAGCTCTTGCCCATTGTTGATGCCAGTTCATCTGACTCAG GAGCTTTTGACGGTGTACTTGAGCTTCTGCTTCGAGCTGGTAGAAGCCTCCCAGAAGCTGTAATGATGATGATTCCTGAAGCCTGGCAGAATGACAAGAACATGGATCCTAACCGGAAGGCATTGTATGAGTATTTTTCAGCTCTCATGGAACCATGGGATGGACCTGCCCTTATATCAT TTACTGATGGGCGCTATCTTGGAGCTACATTAGATCGGAATGGTCTGCGTCCAGGTCGCTTTTATGTCACATACAGTGGCAGGGTTGTTATGGCAAGTGAAGTTGGAGTAGTTGATATTCCACCCGAAGATGTATGCAGAAAAGGTCGACTAAACCCTGGAATGATGCTTCTGGTGGACTTTGAGAACCATGTTGTTGTAGATGATGAAGCTTTGAAGCAGCAGTACTCTCTCGCAAGACCTTATGGACAGTGGCTTAAAAGGCAAAAGATAGAGCTGAAAGACATTGTTGAGTCTGTAAATAAATCCTACAGGATCCCTCCACCCATTGCAGGAGTTTTGCCT GCGTTAAATGATGATGACAGTATGGAAAATATGGGGCTTTATGGTTTATTGGCTCCGTTAAAGGCTTTCGG TTACACTGTGGAGTCCTTAGAAATGCTGCTACTTCCAATGGCAAAAGACGGCGTCGAGGCTCTTGGCTCAATGGGAAATGATGCTCCATTAGCAGTGATGTCTAACAGAGAGAAACTTACATTTGAGTATTTCAAGCAGATGTTTGCTCAAGTCACAAACCCTCCTATTGACCCTATAAGGGAAAAAATTGTTACCTCTATGGAATGTATGATTGGTCCTGAAGGAGATCTTACAGAGACCACTGAAGAACAGTGTCACCGCCTCTCACTCAAGGGACCTCTTTTGTCCATTGAAGAAATGGAAGCTGTGAAAAAGATGAACTACAGAGGGTGGCGCAGTAAGGTTCTTGATATTACCTTCTCCCGAGACCGTGGTGCGAAGGGTCTTGAGGAGACCTTAGATAGGATCTGCTCTGAAGCGCACAACGCGATTCAGGAGGGTTACACAACAATCATTCTTTCTGACAGAG GCTTCTCGCCAAAGCGTGTTGCGGTGAGCTCTTTATTGGCTGTCGGTGCTGTCCATCATCATTTAGTTAAAAAGCTTGAGCGGACTCGTGTTGCACTGATTGTTGAATCTGCTGAGCCACGAGAAGTACACCATTTCTGTACATTGGTAGGATTTGGTGCTGATGCTATCTGCCCTTATTTGGCCGTAGAAGCTATATGGAGACTACAGGTTGATGGAAAAATCCCACCAAAGTCAACTGGTGAGTTCCGTTCCAAGGATGAGCTTGTCAAGAAATACTTCAAAGCAAGTCATTATGGCATGCAGAAGGTTCTTGCAAAAATGGGCATATCAACATTGGCATCGTACAAGGGCGCTCAGATTTTTGAGGCAGTTGGCCTTTCATCAGAAGTGATGGAGCGGTGTTTCAATGGAACTCCTAGCAGAGTGGAAGGTGCAACTTTTGATGCACTTGCAAAAGATGCACTCAAGCTGCATGAACTAGCGTTCCCAGCACGAGCCTTGGCTCCAGGGAGTGCAGAGGCTGTGGCACTCCCTAATCCTGGTGATTATCATTGGAGAAAAGGTGGTGAGATTCACCTTAATGATCCACTTGCCATTGCAAAATTGCAGGAGGCTGCACGAACTAATAGTGTAGCTGCCTACAAAGAATATTCTAAGCGTGTGCAGGAATTAAATAGACAATGCAATTTAAGGGGACTTTTGAAGTTTAAAGAGGCAGAGGTGAAAGTTCCTCTGGAAGAAGTTGAACCAGCAAGTGAGATTGTAAAACGTTTTGTTACTGGAGCCATGAGTTATGGATCAATCTCTTTGGAGGCACATGCTACTCTTGCTATGGCAATGAACAAAATTGGGGGCAAATCTAACACAG GTGAGGGTGGTGAGCAACCATCTCGGATGGAGCCTCTTCCTAATGGTTCAATGAATCCAAAAAGAAGTGCAATTAAGCAGGTTGCAAGTGGTAGATTTGGAGTCTCAAGTTATTACCTCACAAATGCGGACGAGCTACAGATAAAAATGGCTCAG GGAGCCAAGCCTGGAGAAGGGGGTGAACTTCCTGGACACAAGGTCATTGGTGACATAGCTGTCACTAGGAACTCCACAGCTGGAGTTGGACTAATTAGTCCTCCTCCTCATCATGATATCTATTCTATTGAGGATCTTGCACAGTTGATTCATGATCTTAAG AATGCAAATCCGGGGGCACGTGTAAGTGTCAAGTTGGTTTCTGAAGCTGGCGTTGGGGTTATTGCTAGCGGTGTTGTCAAGGGACATGCTGATCATGTCTTGATCTCCGGTCATGATGGAGGCACGGGTGCCTCAAGATGGACTGGTATCAAGAGTGCCGGGCTTCCATGGGAACTTGGTCTTGCAGAGACACATCAAACTTTAGTGGCTAATGACCTCCGTGGCCGAACAACACTGCAAACGGATGGCCAATTGAAAACTGGAAGAGATGTGGCTGTTGCTGCTCTTCTTGGTGCAGAGGAGTTTGGTTTCAGCACTGCTCCCCTCATAACACTTGGTTGCATAATGATGAGAAAATGCCACAAAAACACTTGCCCTGTGGGAATTGCCACTCAAGATCCAATTCTTCGGGAGAAGTTTGCTGGAGAACCAGAACATGTCATAAATTTCTTCTTCATGCTGGCTGAGGAAGTAAGAGAAATCATGTCTCAGCTTGGTTTTAGAACACTTACTGAAATGGTTGGCCGTTCAGACATGCTTGCACTGGATAAAGATTTAACCAAGAACAATGACAAACTAAAGAACATCGATCTGTCCCTACTGCTTCGACCTGCTGCTGATATCCGTCCTGAAGCTGCCCAATATTGTGTACAGAAACAGGATCATGGTTTAGACATGGCTTTAGATAACAATTTGATAGCCCTTTCCAAAGCTGCTTTGGAGAAAAGTCTTCCTGTATACATTGAAACTCCAATCTGTAATGTAAATCGCGCTGTCGGAACAATGCTAAGCCATGAAGTTACCAAGCGATATCACCTCGCAGGACTCCCTGCAGACACCATTCATATCAAACTTAGTGGAAGTGCAGGGCAGAGTCTGGGAGCTTTTCTTTGCCCTGGCATCACGTTAGAGCTTGAAGGAGACAGCAATGATTATGTTGGTAAAGGTTTGTCAGGGGGGAAAATCATTGTCTATCCTCCAAAAGAAAGCAAGTTTGACCCCAAGGAAAATATTGTGATTGGAAATGTAGCTCTTTATGGGGCAACAACTGGGGAGGCATATTTTAATGGGATGGCAGCAGAAAGATTTTGTGTCCGTAACTCAGgggccaaagctgttgtagaaggTGTTGGTGATCATGGCTGTGAGTACATGACTGGTGGTACAGTTGTTGTCCTCGGAAAAACTGGAAGAAACTTTGCTGCTGGTATGAGTGGTGgcgttgcctatgttcttgatgtGGATTCAAAGTTCCGATCTCATTGCAATTCAGAGCTGGTTGATCTTGATAAagttgaagaagaagatgatatcATGACTTTGAAGATGATGATACAGCAACATCAGCGTAACACAAACAGCCAACTGGCAAAAGATGTTCTTGCAGACTTTGATAATCTTTTGCCTAGATTTATTAAGGTCTTCCCTAGAGATTATAAACGGGTTCTGGCAAGCATGAAAAAAGAGGAAGCTAACAAAGCAGCAAATGAACGTGCCATCAAGGAAGCGGAGGAGCAAGAAGAGGCAGATTTGAAGGAGAAAGATGCCTTTGAAGAGCTGAAGAAATTAGCAGCTGCATCTAAGGACCAATCCAGTCAG GTTGAAGAGGAAAAAACATTGAAGAGGCCCACCGAAGTTGCTGATGCAGTCAAGCATCGAGGTTTTGTTGCTTATGAGCGACAGGGCGTGTCATACAGGGATCCAGATGTTCGGATGAGGGACTGGAAAGAGGTTATGGAAGAGTCAAAACCCAGTCCACTCCTTAAGACACAGTCTGCGCGCTGCATGGACTGTGGAACTCCTTTTTGTCATCAG GAGAACTCTGGGTGTCCTCTTGGAAACAAAATACCAGAATTCAATGAGTTAGTGTATCAAAACAGGTGGCGTGAAGCACTGGATAGGCTTCTTGAGACAAACAACTTCCCTGAGTTCACTGGTCGGGTGTGCCCTGCACCTTGTGAAGGGTCTTGTGTGCTTGGTATCATTGAGAATCCTGTTTCTATTAAGAGCATTGAATGTGCCATTATCGACAAAGCTTTTGAGGAAGGGTGGATGGTGCCACGACCTCCTTCTGAGAGAACTGG GAAAAGAGTCGCAATTGTCGGGAGTGGACCCTCAGGCCTGGCTGCTGCTGATCAGTTAAATAGAAAGGGTCATACTGTAACCGTGTTTGAACGTGCTGATAGAATCGGTGGTCTGATGATGTATGGAGTGCCCAACATGAAGACCGACAAGATTGATGTCGTTCAGAGGCGGGTTGACCTTATGGAGAAGGAAGGGGTGAAATTTGTGGTCAATGCAAATGTTGGAAATGATCCCGTGTACTCCTTAGAGCGGCTTCGTGAAGATCACGATGCAATTGTTTTGGCTGTTGGAGCCACAAAGCCAAG GGACCTTCCTGTTCCTGGACGAGACCTCTCAGGAGTTCATTTTGCAATGGAGTTCCTTCATGCAAACACAAAAAGTTTGCTTGATAGCAATCTCCAGGATGAAAAATACATTTCTGCCAAGGGCAAGAAGGTGGTTGTTATTGGTGGAGGTGACACTGGGACAGATTGCATAGGAACGTCTATTCGGCATGGCTGCAGCAGTGTTGTTAATCTAGAGCTTCTCCCTCAGCCGCCACAAACTAGGGCTCCTGGAAATCCTTGGCCACAG TGGCCTCGTATCTTCCGTGTAGACTATGGGCATCAGGAAGCTGCTGCAAAGTTTGGTAAGGATCCGAGATCCTATGAGGTATTGACCAAGCGATTCATTGGCGATGAGAATGGAAATGTGAAAGGGTTGGAGGTCATACGTGTACAGTGGGAGAAAGATGCTAGTGGAAGATTCCAATTCAAAGAAGTAGAAGGCTCTGAAGAAATTATCGGAGCTGATCTGGTTATGCTAGCTATGGGGTTCCTTGGTCCTGAATCG ACAATAGCAGACAAACTGGGACTAGAAAAGGACAACAGATCTAACTTCAAGGCTGATTATGGACGCTTTTCTACAAGTGTGGAAGGGGTGTTTGCAGCAGGAGACTGTCGCAGGGGACAGTCTTTGGTGGTGTGGGCCATCTCCGAAGGGCGGCAAGCAGCTGCTCAAGTTGACAAGTTTCTCATGAAGGATGACGATGACGATTTCACTGTTGATGTGGCTAGCCAACAAGAATTTGTCAAGAAGCAACAAGATAGCAGCAAGCAGCAAACAGTCGTGACATAA